From a single Camelus bactrianus isolate YW-2024 breed Bactrian camel chromosome 11, ASM4877302v1, whole genome shotgun sequence genomic region:
- the LOC141579217 gene encoding zinc finger protein 532-like, translating into MKNLTSIQLFSMLANTWRIASWPHTQHYFLGVSAKRVHLRTPVQSVVITNAVAPAELTPKQVTIKPVVTAFLLVSALKTAGSQVINVKLTNNTMVKDTVISAASIQSTSSSIFKAASATQQKLSWCRAPAWPMQTCAKDCTLPT; encoded by the exons atGAAGAACTTGACCTCAATACAG ctgtTCAGCATGCTGGCAAACACATGGAGGATTGCATCGTGGCCTCATACACAGCACTATTTCTTGGGTGTCTCTGCCAAGAGAGTCCA CCTCAGGACACCTGTGCAGTCAGTGGTCATCACCAACGCTGTTGCCCCTGCCGAGCTGACGCCCAAACAGGTCACGATCAAGCCTGTGGTGACCGCCTTCCTCCTGGTGTCAGCTTTGAAGACGGCTGGCTCGCAAGTCATTAACGTGAAGCTCACCAACAACACGATGGTCAAAGACACAGTCATATCTGCTGCCTCCATTCAGAGCACCAGCAGCTCCATCTTTAAAGCCGCCAGTGCCACCCAGCAGAAACTGTCGTGGTGCCGGGCTCCAGCCTGGCCAATGCAAACTTGTGCCAAAGACTGCACCTTGCCAACTTAA